The sequence TCGGTCATGCCGTCCACGCCGGACAGCAGCCGCAGGGGATGCAGCAGGGTTATCCGCCGCCGTTCCACGCGGATCTGCCCCTCTTTTTGCAGCTTTTGCAGCAAGTCGCTCACCGTGGGCTGGGTGGTTCCGGCCATGGAGGCCAGCTGTTCCTGCGAAATGCGCAAGGGCACGGTGACGGGCCGCCGCCAGGCTTCGGCATCGGGAAGCAGATCATAGACCAGGGCGATAAGCAGCTTGATCAGCCGCCCTTCCACGCTGCAAACGACCAGATTGCGGATGCTGTCGCCCAGATGACGGATGCGGCTGCCCAGAAGGGAGATGACCCGGCGGGCCAGAGGATAGTGCGCGGCCAGCAGGGCGTCGAAATCCTGCCCGCGCACGGCGTGGATTTCCGACGGGGCGATGGCCTGGGCGTTGGCCTTGCGCGGATAGCCGCCCAGCACTTCGGAAATGCCGAAGAGTTCGCCCGCGCGCCGCAGAAAGAACACGGGCTCCTTGCCCGAATCATGGATGCTGAAAATGCGCACCAGACCCGAGGCGATGTAAAAACAGGCGTCGCCGGGATCGCCCTCAAAAAAGACGATGTCGTTTTTCTGAAAGCGCCGGTGCACCGCCTTTTGCAGAAAGAGGCGCTTTTCTTCTTCCAGCCCGGCGAAAAAATCCTCGCCGTGCAGATACCAGAGATTGTCCATACAGGCTCCCGAAGCGCTCCACCCGGCGACTGACTGACGGACGGAGCGCTTCGGGCCGCGCCTCGTCAGCGGACGATGCGATTCACATATCTGTAGACGGCCTCATTGCCGTAAATGTCGCGGCACTTCCAGGTGATGACGTTTTTGCCCATGATGGGACGCAACGTCGCCTTGAAGTAGCCGAGCTGATAGGGAATTTTCGTTTCCAGCGCGCCTGCGGGACAGGCCTTGACGCAGGACATGCAGTCCCAGCATTCGGAGGCGGCGCGGCAGTAAGCCTTGCCGTTTTCGGACGAAACAGCCATGAGATCGCCGGGGCAGGCCCTCTCGCAGAAGGATTCCTCGCGCCCCGCGCAGCCGGTGCATTTATGGGTATCAACTTTCGGCGGCATGGTAAACCTCGCTTGCGGCGTCCGTTCAGGCCGTGTGCCGGTCGCCGGGAATAAGTTGTTCATAGGGCCGGGTGAAGACCGTTATCTCGCCGTTGCGCGGATCGCGCCGCGACTCGATGAAGCAGTCGAAATGCTCGTCATCGCGCTCGGGGTAGTCGGAACGCGTCTGCCATCCCGCCCAGCGCGTTTCCTTGCGGGCCTTGAGGTGATGCACCACGGCCTCGGCCACATCCACCCGGTCCATGCTCTCCAGCGCCTGCATGAGTTCGTGCGGGTCCCCGGCGCGCAGGTACTGAAACTGCGAGCGTAACATGGCGATGTGGCGCAGGGCGTAATCCAGGCGCTCCTCATTGGTGCGGTAGAACTGACTGACCCCGCCCGCATATTCGTCCATAAGACGCTGCAGGCGCTCCTTCATTTCCACCGGGCGCACGCCCTCTTCCCCGCGCCGCAGCAGAGGGGCGTAAACGCGTTCCATCTCCGCGCGCAAATCCTCCCTGTCCAGGGGCGGCAGAGCCGCGCCGCGCAGATAGGCCACGGCCCCGCGCGCCGCCAGCTTGCCCTCGGCGCAGCAGCCGCCCACAAACTTGTTTGGATTGCCTCCGGCGGTTTCCCCGGCGGCGAACAGGCCGGGGATGGTGGTCATGCGCTCCATGTCCACCCAGAAGCCGCCGCCGGTGTGCCCTCCCAGGATATAGGGATCGGAGCCGTAGATCTCAATGGGTTCCCGGTCGGGATTCTGCCCCCGGCTGGCCAGAAAAAGCACGAAGGAAGGCCGCTCGTTGAGATAGTCCTCCAGCATGGCTTTGGTTTTTTCCGGGCTCAGATGGGTGGTGTCGCAATAACAGGGGCCGCGTCCGGCCAGCCATTCCTCCATGGGCGCGTTGGCGCGGATGTAACGCGGCGCGGCGTCGCCGCCCAGCGCCTCATAGCGGCTCATGACCTTTTCGCCCCTGGCATTGATGATGGGCGCGCCGTAGCCCACCGAGATGGTGTCCACCGGGCCGCAGAAATCCTTGGTGCGGGTGGCCACCCAGCGCTGTTCCAGGCTGGTCAGTTCCGCACCCTGCCTGAAACCCATGGCGTAGCCCGTGCCCACGCAATAGGGGCACATCCAGATCTGCGCGCCGCTGTCCGTGGAATCGGCCGTGTAGGATTTGTACAGCGTGCCCGCGCCGCCCGTGGCCATGACCGTGGCCCTGGCCCGGAACACATAAAAGCAGCCGTCGCGCACGCCCAGGCCCGTAGCCCCCACGCAACGGCCCTCATGCATGATAAGGCTTGTGCCGGCCACGCGGTTGTAAACGTCGGCCCCGCTTTCAATGGCCTTTTCAGCCATGATCGGCTTGAGCTGCTCGCCGTGGATGGAGATGTCCCACTGGCCGCGATAGCGCACGTTGCCCTGCTCGTCCCGCAGAATGGGCAGACCCCAGCGCTCCAGTTCCTCCACGCACGCATTGAGCTCCCTGGCGTTGGACAGGGCCAGATCCTCACGCAGGGGGCCGCCGCCCACCTGGGCCCGGCTCCAGCGCACCAGATCCTCGGGCGTTTTACCCTGGGGAATATAGGTGTTGATGGCGTCCATTCCCGCCGAACACGCGCCGGAACGCATGATTTCGGCCTTTTCCATGACGACCACCTTGAGGGAAGGGTCCAGCCGGGCGGCTTCCACGGCCACAAAGCAGCCCGCATTGCCCCCGCCCACCACGAGCAGGTCGCATTCCACCACCTTGACTTCCACGTCTTCCACGGACCGGGGCTCGAAGCGCCGCGTGCGCGGCGCGCTGATATTAGCCATGATGCTTCTCCGTAAGCGTTGAACGATTGCGCGTCCGTTTTCTCATGCCGCGTTGCGG comes from Desulfovibrio porci and encodes:
- a CDS encoding Crp/Fnr family transcriptional regulator produces the protein MDNLWYLHGEDFFAGLEEEKRLFLQKAVHRRFQKNDIVFFEGDPGDACFYIASGLVRIFSIHDSGKEPVFFLRRAGELFGISEVLGGYPRKANAQAIAPSEIHAVRGQDFDALLAAHYPLARRVISLLGSRIRHLGDSIRNLVVCSVEGRLIKLLIALVYDLLPDAEAWRRPVTVPLRISQEQLASMAGTTQPTVSDLLQKLQKEGQIRVERRRITLLHPLRLLSGVDGMTEALSTGKALRRG
- a CDS encoding 4Fe-4S binding protein, whose product is MPPKVDTHKCTGCAGREESFCERACPGDLMAVSSENGKAYCRAASECWDCMSCVKACPAGALETKIPYQLGYFKATLRPIMGKNVITWKCRDIYGNEAVYRYVNRIVR
- a CDS encoding adenylyl-sulfate reductase subunit alpha, translated to MANISAPRTRRFEPRSVEDVEVKVVECDLLVVGGGNAGCFVAVEAARLDPSLKVVVMEKAEIMRSGACSAGMDAINTYIPQGKTPEDLVRWSRAQVGGGPLREDLALSNARELNACVEELERWGLPILRDEQGNVRYRGQWDISIHGEQLKPIMAEKAIESGADVYNRVAGTSLIMHEGRCVGATGLGVRDGCFYVFRARATVMATGGAGTLYKSYTADSTDSGAQIWMCPYCVGTGYAMGFRQGAELTSLEQRWVATRTKDFCGPVDTISVGYGAPIINARGEKVMSRYEALGGDAAPRYIRANAPMEEWLAGRGPCYCDTTHLSPEKTKAMLEDYLNERPSFVLFLASRGQNPDREPIEIYGSDPYILGGHTGGGFWVDMERMTTIPGLFAAGETAGGNPNKFVGGCCAEGKLAARGAVAYLRGAALPPLDREDLRAEMERVYAPLLRRGEEGVRPVEMKERLQRLMDEYAGGVSQFYRTNEERLDYALRHIAMLRSQFQYLRAGDPHELMQALESMDRVDVAEAVVHHLKARKETRWAGWQTRSDYPERDDEHFDCFIESRRDPRNGEITVFTRPYEQLIPGDRHTA